From the genome of Streptomyces sp. NBC_00659, one region includes:
- a CDS encoding ribose-phosphate diphosphokinase, giving the protein MTGIKTTTGEKKMMFFSGRAHPELAQEVAHKLGVGVVPTKAFDFANGEIYIRYQESARGADCFLMQSHTAPINKWIMEQLIMIDALKRASARSITVIVPFYGYARQDKKHRGREPISARLVADLMATAGADRILTVDLHTDQIQGFFDGPVDHLFALPILADYVGAKVDRSKLTVVSPDAGRVRVADRWCDRLDAPLAIVHKRRDKDVANQVTVHEVVGDVKGRVCVLVDDMIDTGGTICAAADALFAHGAEDVIVTATHGVLSGPAADRLKNSKVSEFIFTDTLPTPGELELDKITVLSIAPTIADAVREVFQDGSVTSLFEEH; this is encoded by the coding sequence GTGACCGGGATCAAGACGACGACCGGCGAGAAGAAGATGATGTTCTTCTCCGGCCGCGCCCACCCCGAGCTTGCCCAGGAGGTCGCCCACAAGCTGGGTGTCGGGGTCGTCCCGACCAAGGCCTTCGACTTCGCGAACGGCGAGATCTACATCCGCTACCAGGAGTCCGCGCGCGGCGCCGACTGCTTCCTGATGCAGAGCCACACGGCCCCCATCAACAAGTGGATCATGGAACAGCTGATCATGATCGACGCTCTCAAGCGGGCCTCCGCCCGGAGCATCACCGTGATCGTGCCCTTCTACGGTTACGCCCGTCAGGACAAGAAGCACCGTGGACGTGAACCGATCTCGGCGCGTCTGGTCGCGGACCTGATGGCGACGGCCGGTGCGGACCGCATCCTCACGGTCGATCTGCACACGGACCAGATCCAGGGCTTCTTCGACGGCCCGGTGGACCACCTGTTCGCGCTGCCGATCCTCGCCGACTACGTGGGCGCCAAGGTCGACAGGTCCAAGCTCACCGTCGTCTCGCCGGACGCCGGCCGGGTGCGCGTGGCCGACCGCTGGTGCGACCGTCTCGACGCTCCGCTGGCCATCGTGCACAAGCGCCGCGACAAGGACGTCGCCAACCAGGTCACCGTCCACGAGGTGGTCGGTGACGTGAAGGGCCGCGTCTGCGTCCTCGTCGACGACATGATCGACACCGGTGGCACCATCTGCGCCGCCGCCGACGCGCTGTTCGCGCACGGCGCGGAGGACGTCATCGTGACGGCCACGCACGGTGTTCTCTCCGGCCCGGCGGCCGACCGTCTGAAGAACTCCAAGGTCAGCGAGTTCATCTTCACGGACACCCTGCCGACCCCGGGCGAGCTGGAGCTCGACAAGATCACGGTGCTCTCGATCGCGCCGACCATCGCGGACGCGGTGCGTGAGGTCTTCCAGGACGGCTCGGTGACGAGCCTGTTCGAGGAGCATTAG